Proteins found in one Chloroflexota bacterium genomic segment:
- a CDS encoding VOC family protein → MRIHLAGVFVDDQQKALRFYTETLGFQVKHNIPLGEYAWITVVSAEDPEGTEFLLEPDAHPAVRPFVQALVADGIPSTSFAVDDVQAEYDRLVAKGVRFVQPPTDLGTVVTAIFDDTCGNLIQIMEEKPQP, encoded by the coding sequence ATGAGGATTCACTTGGCCGGCGTATTCGTAGACGACCAGCAGAAGGCGCTTCGCTTCTACACGGAGACGCTTGGCTTCCAGGTCAAGCACAACATTCCCTTGGGCGAGTACGCCTGGATCACGGTGGTATCCGCGGAAGACCCGGAGGGGACCGAGTTTCTGCTCGAGCCCGATGCCCATCCCGCGGTCCGTCCGTTCGTGCAGGCGCTTGTGGCGGACGGTATCCCCAGTACGTCCTTCGCAGTCGACGACGTGCAAGCCGAATACGATCGTCTCGTGGCAAAGGGTGTGCGCTTCGTACAGCCGCCAACCGACCTCGGGACAGTCGTTACGGCGATATTCGACGATACGTGCGGCAACCTGATCCAGATCATGGAGGAGAAACCTCAGCCGTGA
- a CDS encoding helix-turn-helix domain-containing protein gives MDVYRAIADPTRRAILDELVERSGQSLFEICARLTMKHGINSSRQAITQHLDVLEAAGLIRTRRAGRSKLHWFVGDPLKAIAERWPISTDEGGLER, from the coding sequence GTGGACGTGTATCGCGCGATCGCTGACCCAACCCGGCGAGCCATCCTGGATGAACTCGTTGAACGGTCGGGTCAGTCACTCTTCGAGATTTGCGCACGCCTGACCATGAAGCACGGCATCAACTCGTCACGCCAGGCGATCACGCAACACCTGGACGTCCTGGAGGCCGCCGGGCTGATTCGCACGAGGCGCGCGGGGAGATCGAAGCTCCATTGGTTTGTGGGCGACCCGCTGAAGGCCATCGCGGAACGTTGGCCGATCTCGACCGACGAAGGGGGACTTGAACGATGA